DNA from Daucus carota subsp. sativus chromosome 1, DH1 v3.0, whole genome shotgun sequence:
AAATTGTTTTTCGTTTTTGAATGCTTGTGCGGTGCGGAAAGGTGGGAAAAGTCGGGAATTTAGTAATCCTTATCTAGTTTCGGAAGAGTATTCCAAAAATCGGAGATTATTCCGAACCAGGACTCAATCgactattaattttatattaacatatttaaagtatttttggaaaaacgAGTGCTCAGGgtgattattaatttcatactaataatatatttacggTAATTCCTATTGTGAAGGTTATTGTTGAGGAGTTGTTTCTACCCCTGCCAAGCGTACTGATTCTTTCCAAGTTGGCATAGATTATTGCTGTCATTATAAGAGAATTCAATCAGGTAATCAACATTAATAGTGGAGGCCTGTCGACGATTCAAGTAGATGTGTTGAATTAGATTAAATTCTGTACTGTTATCAGCTATGCATCGCTTGATTCCTGAGACTCTGGTTTCAATATGATCTGAAATCATCTGAGGATGGAATATATACACGTAAAGATAATCTAATAACTTCCTGAATCAAGGAAGATCATTGAATATTTCAGGATGCCCATAACACAAACTACATTGATGGCTTTCTGTAAATTCTTGTTCGTAAACATGTATCACAACTCAGAAGAAATCCGGTTGAAAGGAATCAGgttagattgttaaaattatgTTCGCACAAACGGTGATATAGTTGGCGAAAACAAAGAGAAGCTGGAGTCTACGGACAGATACATCATCTTCATATCATTTATGGTATAGATTCACACTTGATTATCGAAACTTTATCATGAGGTTTTGCGGCAGTTGAAAATATGGACAACTGGAGTGTTGGGCAAAGACAGTTCTTCTGTCTCAAGAGCATTGCTTAAGAGAACAAGCATTCTTCGCAACAGCCTCCATAAATTATTAGCCAAGAATTTAAAGACCGGACCATTGTCACAATAGCTCACAGGATACACACGGTTATTGGCAGCGACTTTGAATTGGTCCTCAATGACGGTAAGCCTAATATCTAATATGAAATCCATTCGAAGAATAATCGCTTATTGTACTGAGCCATCATATTATCAATGAGGGTCAGATGCTTATAACACAAATGTTTAAGAACCCtaccaaaattatttttgttttttgaatatTTCTCGTTTAAATATTGTTCAATTTGTAATGACCTGCATGTAGATCAAATTCATATTCAGTTATACCTGTTTTGATATCttactctcttttttttctgatttatattattgttcTGTTTGGGTGAAATAATACAATTTGTTGAGAACTCCTGACAGAAAAGACAGCTTATGGAATTTAGAACCCAAGTTGCAGAAGTGACTCAATAGCAAAACTGTGCGAACATTAGCTTAAAAGTAATCGTCAAATACTACATCAGGTTAATACACCATCAGCCTCTAGCCAGTATACGTTCAGTTCAGGAACAAGAAAAAACAGTCTTACTGTTATGAAGTGGAGTTACCATAAGAATTTAACATCTCAAATCAGTCGATGAGATACTATGTGTGTTAGGCATATATTTAGATGCTCTCCCTGTAATTCCGGACTTCCAAATCTGCTAATACATGAAATCTCACCCACAAATCAAGATAATTTTACTACAGAGACCTAATTCTACAGATTTTTGATTTACTAAAGAGGAAAGGTATAGCCTTTGATCTTGTGATCAGGTTTTAGCAATATTTCTACAGATACCAAGAACTAACCATGTCAGATCAGCCAAATTTCAATGTATGCATACTTGTGCCAAGCAATTTCATAATTTTGGTATATTTAAAAAGGCTAATCCTTATAAAGTAATCAAGATGAAGTTCAAGATGTTGATCATTCCCTTCATAgagattatatattaatattctgGTTTTCCTTCAATTCATAAAACGTAGGGCACATTTAAGACATTCCGTGGTATCTTCTGGCTAACTAGTTATGGATGCATTACCATTACTGAAGGATTAAGAGTCTCCTTGAACTGTTGCACCACCGTGAATAGCAATCCTGGAGGTTAGGCCAGTCGGAGGTGGGACAGTGGATATAATGATGTAGCCAAAGAGACAATATCTTTTCTTGTTCTTCGTTATTTAAAGCTTCTATGATCACCTCCAAGACTCTTTCTATCTCACCTTTCTCACTAAAGCTCAACAACGGGGTATCTGTGCCATTGGTAGCTCTACATAACAATGGTAGCCAGGACATCAACAACTTTATCTTTGTTTGCTTGTGTCTCTCTCTGTTTCCTTCATCATCTTCTTTGTCGTTTCCGATATCTTTCGCTTGTTTAAGTAAAAACACTACAATAGcacaaattaaacaaaattagaaCTACATCTTCAGAAAAATTAGTGTAATAATCCTATAGAACCCTATGAACTCTCCTACTAACTCTTTAGAATCAACACACAAGGTCCTCTGGCTATTAACTCTTCCTTTTTACTATTTTCTAGAAGACCATGCATAGTATATACATGTTTTTTAGAAAACAACGAATTCCAATATGTAAGGTGCACCTTGCACAACTATTGTAATTAATCTTTAGCATGTCTGAGAAAGAACATTACAAACAAAACTAAAGATTAAAGCTTAAAACTTCATCATCTTTAAGAAACTTCTTAGAGTATCCATTTTACTCATCTATTGTTTCTGGCATCAATATAAGTAGTACTTGTTGCTTTTGATCTCTTATTTTTTACTATTTACCCTAATGACCACATGTGATAAGAATTCTTAGAGAGACCAGAAATAACCCAAGGCAGAATATATCAAGAAAGACGTCTCTGAACCATCGTCTTCCCAGAGATGTTATCCACTATCGTAGCGTATCAAATTCGTTTTTGTTCCCAGTTTTTGTTAATATCTGCTGTTTGTTGGGTGAATATCAACTCTCAAGTATTCTCCTAAAGTGTCATTTTCTTTGTTCAGCATCCTTTCTAGATAAACATATAAGACAAGTAATTTGTACTCACCTCATATCTATATTGAAAAGTAATCTTCTTAGTGGTCCAAATTCAAAAAGTATTACCAACCCTTGAACCTGAACTTCTAACCACAGAACGATATTCCAATCCCAGAAAGATCATTGGGGGTGTTTGGCCGGGCTTAAAAGCCCGgcttctggatttataagttacAAGCACTTAGTTACagcgtttgtgtaaaaagtcaagaagcacttataaaaagctaggaatgctagcttttgttccacgacttctacttctttcccaaacactttaatcacttataagtttttacttgacttctttactttaagcaagaagcacttattttaagctcggccaaacggccccattgtCTCCTTAACTTAATAGTAGCTTATAagttaaaaaatgtaaaattaaaagCCGAAACAACAAGCACCACGGAACATCATTCATTCACACAAGTCATATTCTACAAACATGTAGCTAAAAGCCAGTACTTGATCCAAGTCAAAGTAAAACGTGCATACCTGAAACTTTGACAAGAGAACCCTGTAACCTCGGCTCAGCCGACAAAGCGAGCCAAGCCAACTTATTAGCCGAACCCCACCGCTCCACAGCTTCCTCAACATTCCCACACTGAGCCAGCTTCTGAGCCAGCCAAAGCACCTCAGCCGCCAGCTTCTCCGCCGACTTTCCCCCCTTATTCACTTCGCTCATCCCCATCCGGCTCCAAGCCGCCTCCAAACAATACCACACGGCTCGCGCCACACGGCTCAACTTACTAAAATTACCTTTTGCCCCCTCAATTATTTCAGAATCATCCTCGATTACCGCAACCCTACTTTCCAGCTGTAATAACGTCCTCGAAAACGCCGCCGAAAGTACAACAACATTAATTTCCTCGAGAGGCGCGTGACATTCTGACATATTTCCATCAAGTACTTTCTCCGACAACGTCCGAACAATCTCGTACTTTCTAGAACTCACCGGAACATCGTTCATTATAGACAGCAACTGTGTGAGTGCCCGTGAAATACCCGTGTCGCCCGGATACGTCCGGGCGGCCGGTATATTTTTACTCGTTTTCGAAACATTTTTCGAATATTCATGAGAAAAGATATTCAGCAAGAAAAAGAAGGCGGAGATAAGGATGTAACGGAGGGAAGCGAGAAATTTGTAGCGGTGTTCGAGATTAAGGAGAGATTTATCGGCGTATAAAAAGAAGGAGGTG
Protein-coding regions in this window:
- the LOC108204536 gene encoding uncharacterized protein LOC108204536, whose translation is MEGPPATMPAPLLLLRNIVTSFFLYADKSLLNLEHRYKFLASLRYILISAFFFLLNIFSHEYSKNVSKTSKNIPAARTYPGDTGISRALTQLLSIMNDVPVSSRKYEIVRTLSEKVLDGNMSECHAPLEEINVVVLSAAFSRTLLQLESRVAVIEDDSEIIEGAKGNFSKLSRVARAVWYCLEAAWSRMGMSEVNKGGKSAEKLAAEVLWLAQKLAQCGNVEEAVERWGSANKLAWLALSAEPRLQGSLVKVSVFLLKQAKDIGNDKEDDEGNRERHKQTKIKLLMSWLPLLCRATNGTDTPLLSFSEKGEIERVLEVIIEALNNEEQEKILSLWLHHYIHCPTSDWPNLQDCYSRWCNSSRRLLILQ